A stretch of the Ornithodoros turicata isolate Travis chromosome 4, ASM3712646v1, whole genome shotgun sequence genome encodes the following:
- the LOC135391232 gene encoding exosome complex component RRP45-like, which yields MLHVDLVSDCERDFVRNTVSEGKRVDGRTARENRPVRIEFGLDRGCCIASLEKTKVLAQVSSELTTPKLGRPNEGYLVVNFELSPMAAPNFEPGRLGDYGVEIGRLLERCIHDSRCVDLESLCLVNGEKVWQIRVDVQVLNHCGNVCECASVATIAALLHARIPNVTIEGNEITVHNTRDSVAVPIHMHHHPYCVSFAFYESGGEILADPTELEEKIADGILTVGANGRQEVCVLHQRGCIIRKEHVLLCTRLAGVRAKSLTEIIKQEVQKDEEVRKKGTPVGFAANLLVDTDEVMTLEPSAVHVDDVEVVSDVEESEDVTVEKVSRRRAAQQRKRTSGTKSKVLPNVKVFLEGTGTAAIGRGGPSTWDVLDDDADAEDMSQVVSQKNNRGGAGGCKDSESSEEEEMAVLQEEDFPAKGDKDDVDLSNTTKEHNRGWYSRQPF from the coding sequence ATGCTTCACGTAGATCTAGTTTCAGACTGTGAAAGAGACTTTGTGAGAAATACAGTCTCTGAAGGCAAACGTGTCGACGGCCGAACCGCAAGAGAGAATCGGCCTGTGCGCATCGAGTTTGGACTCGACCGAGGATGCTGCATAGCGTCCCTCGAAAAAACCAAAGTTCTCGCTCAGGTCTCCAGTGAGCTGACGACCCCTAAACTGGGTCGTCCTAATGAGGGTTACTTGGTCGTCAACTTCGAGCTGTCTCCAATGGCTGCTCCGAACTTCGAACCCGGTCGACTCGGTGATTATGGCGTGGAGATCGGACGCCTTCTGGAACGTTGCATTCACGATTCACGCTGTGTAGACTTGGAATCGCTTTGCCTAGTAAATGGTGAAAAAGTGTGGCAGATTCGTGTTGATGTTCAGGTTTTGAATCACTGCGGGAACGTGTGTGAATGTGCCAGTGTTGCCACTATAGCGGCTCTTCTTCACGCACGGATTCCGAATGTTACGATAGAGGGGAATGAAATAACCGTTCACAACACACGTGACAGTGTAGCGGTTCCGATTCACATGCACCACCATCCATATTGTGTGAGCTTTGCATTTTACGAAAGTGGTGGCGAAATTTTGGCCGACCCAACCGAGTTGGAAGAGAAGATTGCTGACGGCATTTTAACAGTTGGTGCTAACGGCCGCCAGGAAGTGTGTGTCCTGCACCAGAGAGGTTGCATCATACGCAAAGAACACGTGCTGCTCTGCACGCGATTGGCTGGAGTGAGAGCAAAGAGCCTAACAGAAATCATCAAACAGGAAGTTCAGAAGGACGAAGAGGTGAGGAAGAAAGGGACACCGGTTGGATTTGCAGCAAACTTGCTCGTAGACACGGATGAGGTGATGACACTGGAGCCAAGTGCAGTGCACGTAGATGATGTTGAGGTGGTCAGTGATGTAGAAGAGAGTGAAGATGTCACAGTAGAGAAAGTGAGCAGACGTAGAGCAGCACAGCAGAGAAAGCGTACAAGTGGTACGAAGTCCAAGGTGCTGCCAAACGTTAAAGTCTTTCTCGAAGGCACTGGCACTGCTGCAATCGGGAGAGGAGGACCCAGCACCTGGGACGTTCTCGACGACGATGCAGACGCAGAGGATATGTCACAAGTGGTGTCACAAAAAAATAACAGGGGTGGTGCTGGGGGTTGTAAGGACAGTGAAAGcagcgaagaagaagaaatggcaGTGTTGCAGGAAGAAGATTTTCCTGCAAAAGGTGACAAGGACGACGTTGACCTCAGCAATACGACTAAAGAACACAATCGAGGCTGGTATTCGAGGCAGCCATTCTGA
- the LOC135391233 gene encoding store-operated calcium entry-associated regulatory factor-like, with translation MHFFSRSLILVVVLSLLRITEGQNKVKLKDVSTLTLHSGRMTTGRRTSPVPQLKCIGGSAGCTNTPHVVQCYNRGTDGSDVQWECKAEMSKAQRFGTVEVFCEGYDYPDDPYVLQGSCGLEYTLDLTGHQDAYDKQSSYSHYTKPKHKGSSFENLLYIGVSVFIFYVIYKSCMSSGRRDATGTGFTADYPDDPHAPSAPGWGGGGGFYGGGGPPPPGFRPDLGMDGGCGARPRGMGMGGYGGSGLGGGGFWTGAATGGFLGYLLGNRGGGTGTTGAWGYPQEGMRGSSYGFSTSSGSASSSGGAHSSSGFGGTRRR, from the exons ATGCATTTCTTCAGTCGGTCACTTATTTTGGTCGTCGTTCTGTCGTTACTACGCATCACAGAGG GGCAGAATAAGGTGAAACTAAAAGATGTGAGTACACTAACGCTTCACAGTGGGAGGATGACAACAGGTCGTCGAACAAGCCCTGTGCCTCAGCTTAAATGTATTGGCGGCAGCGCCGGATGTACAAATACACCACACGTAGTGCAGTGCTACAACAGGGGTACCGACGGCAGTGATGTGCAG TGGGAATGTAAAGCTGAAATGAGCAAAGCTCAACGCTTTGGAACCGTGGAAGTTTTCTGCGAAGGCTACGACTACCCGGATGACCCTTACGTTCTGCAAGGCTCATGCGGT CTGGAATACACATTAGATCTGACTGGACACCAGGATGCGTACGACAAGCAGAGCAG TTACAGCCACTACACGAAGCCCAAACATAAAGGATCGTCCTTCGAAAACCTTTTGTACATAGGTGTCTCCGTATTTATATTCTACGTCATATACAAGTCGTGCATGTCAAGTGGTCGCCGTGACGCTACGGGGACTGGTTTCACCGCTGATTACCCAGATGACCCGCATGCCCCCAGTGCTCCTGGCTGGGGTGGAGGTGGTGGTTTCTATGGGGGTGGAGGGCCGCCACCCCCTGGCTTCAGGCCCGACCTTGGAATGGATGGTG GTTGTGGTGCAAGACCTCGTGGTATGGGAATGGGCGGTTATGGAGGCTCAGGGCTCGGGGGAGGTGGCTTTTGGACTGGAGCTGCAACAGGAGGGTTCTTGGGATATTTATTAGGGAACAGAGGAGG AGGCACAGGTACCACCGGTGCATGGGGGTACCCACAGGAAGGTATGCGAGGTAGTTCTTACGGCTTCTCTACATCAAGTGGGTCGGCGTCATCATCAGGCGGAGCACACTCGTCTTCTG GATTTGGTGGAACAAGGAGACGATAA